The genomic DNA CCGTTATGGCCTTTTCACCGTCGGCACCGAGCAGTACGTGAAAATCGGCACAGTTCTTGCCGAAGATGAAAAGACAGTCACGAGGAAGCTGCTGACGCACATCGGCCCCCACTCCAGGCTTGCACCCGATGCTGCGTTCAGCGGCTGGTACTTCGACCGGCCAGAGCAGCTTCATCTGCCATATGTTTCTGAGCTCATCGGATCCGCTGTCGGTCCATGCCCAGCGTGGCTCTTTCCGGCGCAGGAACCGTCGGATACGTGGTGCATCCAAGTTCATGGGCGCGGAACGACTCGTGCCGAATGTCTGCGCGCCGTACCTCTCTTTCACTCGCTAGGAATCAACACGCTCGTCGTTTCGTACCGCAACGACGGCGAGGCGCCGCGCAGCCGTACTGGTACCTACGCGCTAGGTGCCACAGAGTGGCGGGATGTCGACGCGGCTGTTGGCTTTGCGCGCCGGCGTGGCGCGCAGCGGATCATCCTGATGGGATGGTCGATGGGGGGAGCAATTGCTCTGCAACTGGCCCTCAGCTCGGCCCACCGCGACCGTATTGCGGGGATCATCCTTGACTCGCCGGTGATCGACTGGCGAGTGGTTCTGGACTACCAGGCTGCACAACTCGGGCTGCCACGGGTTGTCCGCGAC from Microbacterium endophyticum includes the following:
- a CDS encoding alpha/beta hydrolase family protein, with amino-acid sequence MMPSRRAGSRNASPALKAGLKTALVVLSGAFAVVMGALGVVSAHVARLVVTPAARRADLKVLTLDTSAQTITLSRTLDTSLPGRYGLFTVGTEQYVKIGTVLAEDEKTVTRKLLTHIGPHSRLAPDAAFSGWYFDRPEQLHLPYVSELIGSAVGPCPAWLFPAQEPSDTWCIQVHGRGTTRAECLRAVPLFHSLGINTLVVSYRNDGEAPRSRTGTYALGATEWRDVDAAVGFARRRGAQRIILMGWSMGGAIALQLALSSAHRDRIAGIILDSPVIDWRVVLDYQAAQLGLPRVVRDLAIQTLSSEWGTMITRTGAPIPFDRLDVVSRADHLQHPILILHSDDDGFVPSDASHDLATARPDLVEMNVFDTARHTKLWNYDSQRWERTIRAWIQERDVIQPRADEGN